In one window of Streptomyces roseofulvus DNA:
- the pstB gene encoding phosphate ABC transporter ATP-binding protein PstB → MAKRIDVSGLSAYYGAHKAIDDISMTVEPRSVTAFIGPSGCGKSTFLRTLNRMHEVTPGGRVEGKVMLDDENLYGSGVDPVAVRRTVGMVFQRPNPFPTMSIFDNVAAGLRLNGSYKKSELSDIVERSLKGANLWNEVKDRLNKPGSGLSGGQQQRLCIARAIAVEPDVLLMDEPCSALDPISTLAIEDLIGELKERFTIVIVTHNMQQAARVSDRTAFFNLAAVGQPGKLIELDDTERIFSNPSVQATEDYISGRFG, encoded by the coding sequence ATGGCCAAGCGAATCGACGTCAGCGGCCTCTCCGCCTACTACGGCGCCCACAAGGCGATCGACGACATCTCCATGACCGTCGAGCCCCGCTCCGTGACGGCCTTCATCGGCCCCTCCGGCTGCGGCAAGTCCACCTTCCTGCGCACCCTGAACCGCATGCACGAGGTCACCCCCGGCGGCCGCGTCGAGGGCAAGGTGATGCTGGACGACGAGAACCTGTACGGCTCCGGCGTCGACCCGGTCGCGGTCCGCCGCACCGTCGGCATGGTGTTCCAGCGCCCCAACCCCTTCCCCACCATGTCGATCTTCGACAACGTGGCGGCGGGCCTGCGGCTGAACGGCTCCTACAAGAAGTCCGAGCTGTCCGACATCGTGGAGCGCTCCCTCAAGGGCGCGAACCTGTGGAACGAGGTCAAGGACCGCCTCAACAAGCCGGGCTCCGGCCTCTCCGGCGGCCAGCAGCAGCGCCTGTGCATCGCCCGCGCCATCGCGGTCGAGCCGGACGTCCTGCTGATGGACGAGCCCTGCTCGGCCCTCGACCCGATCTCGACCCTCGCGATCGAGGACCTGATCGGCGAGCTGAAGGAGCGCTTCACGATCGTCATCGTGACGCACAACATGCAGCAGGCCGCCCGCGTCTCGGACCGCACCGCCTTCTTCAACCTGGCGGCCGTCGGCCAGCCCGGCAAGCTCATCGAGCTGGACGACACCGAGCGCATCTTCTCCAACCCGAGCGTCCAGGCGACCGAGGACTACATCTCCGGCCGCTTCGGATAA